ATGCCCGTGTGCTGGTCGAAGCCGTCTTTGATCGCGCGCAAGGCGTCAATCGGAGTGATGTAACGCACGCCATCTTTGACCAGCGCATTCGACAGGCGGTTGATGATGTAGCGCGGCGAGATGCCATCCATACCTTCGCGCACGGTCTCGGCTTTCAATTCTTTCACGTCTTTCAGCTTGAAGCCTTCGACGTCCTCGCCATCGTATAGCTTCATCTTTTTGACGAGGTCAACGTTGTTCTTCTTCGGCTCTTCCAGCCGCGTCAGCACGGCGAACATGGCGGCGACGCGCAAGGTGTGCGGCGCGATGTGGATATTGCGCAGCACGTCGCTTTGGCCGAGCAGCTTCTCGTAAATCTTCTCTTCCTGCGTGACCTTCAGGTTATAGGGCACCTTGATCATGATGATGCGGTCTTGCAGCGCTTCCGATTTGCGGTTGCCGACAAAGGCGTTGTATTCATTCTCGTTGGTGTGCGAGACGATGACCTCATCGGCGTAGATCATCGCAAAGCGGCCCGTCTTGATGCTTTGCTCCTGCGACAGCGTCAGCAGCGAATAGAGGAACTTCTCATCGCACTTCAAAATTTCGATGAATTCCATCAAGCCGCGATTGGCGATGTTCAATTCGCCGTCAAAACGATAGGCGCGCGGGTCGGATTCAACGCCGATTTCACCGATGGTTGAAAGGTCAATCGAGCCGGTCAGTTCGGTGATGTCCTGCGATTTTGGATCGGAAGGCGCAAAGGTGCCGATGCCGATGCGGTCTTTTTCGGCAAAGAAAATGCGCTCGATCTTGACGTCTTCGATCTTGCCGCCATATTCGTGATCCACCATGTAGCGCGTTTGCGGGCAAAGATCGCCTTCGATGTAAATGCCATAGTGCTTCTCAATGTCAGACCGTAATTCGGGTGGGATCAACTGCATTGGCTCGCCGTGCATCGGACAGCCGCGGATGGCATATACCGCGCCGCTTTCATTGCGCGTCCATTTTTCCAGCCCGCGTTTGAGCAAGGTAACGATGGTGGATTTGCCGCCGCCGACCGGCCCCATCAGCAACAGAATGCGTTTGCGCACTTCCAGCCGCTGGGCCGCCGATTTGAAGTATTCGACGATCTGTTCGATGGCTTCATCAATACCGAACAACTCTTCGCTGAAAAAGTTGTAGCGCGAGACTTCATCGGGCGTGCCTTCTTTGAGTTTCTCGACGCCCACTGACAGGATCATGTCGCAGATGCGAGCGTGGGAGAGCGCCGTGATCTTCGGGTTGGCCGAGGCCATCTCGAAGTATTCGCGAAAGGTTCCTTCCCACGCCAGACGCTCACGCTCGCGGCGGTGCGCCTCCAGCATTTCGGTTAGACTTAAACGATTCTCTTGCTCTGACATGATGTGCTACTGCTCCTTGTCACTGTCGCAAAACCCGCCTTTGCGCGGGGCTGGCAACCAGTAACTCCTAGATGGTTAATCGCTTTTCGTGCTATGAACTCAGGGGGATTCGCGGCAGAGAGGTCTACCGTTAAGTCAGATGGCTTCGACGGGATTGGTTGTTTGTTCAGGTCAAATTCCACGTTCCGTTCTCCTGGTTAATAACTATAGATGCGGAGACCTGACGGGGCACCTCAACTGGGCGACTCAGTATACAACCTAGGAATGGACAAGCAAGAGGGAATTCAAGTTGCTCTGTCAGGCTGCGCGCAAAGAACGAGGCGCGGCTGCCAGACTTGCGTACTGGCGTTGTAAGCAGCGAGCGCGAGCAATTCACCTTGCGGATTGCAAAGCTTCGCCAAAGTCCCATCCGCTAAAGTCTCTTCGAGCAATCCAGTTTGCCGACGCACTGCCTGACCGTAGGCCAACGCGCGCTGTTCGGCGGCCTCAACCATAATTTCAGGAAAAGCCAAGGCCGCGCGCAAAGGCAATAAGGCTTGTCCGGCTTGGCTGGTTTGGGCCAATTCGGCCAGGCGCTCCAGCGTGACAGCTTGACCGAGTGAAAATTGCCCGGCGCGTGTGCGCCGCAAGCTGCTCAAATGCGCGCCCAAGCCCAGTCGCTTGCCCAGGTCTTCCGCCAGCACACGGATGTATGTGCCGGACGAGCAGACGATGCGAATGGTGAAGTCGCGCAGGTTCGCATCGTGGGCCGGCTGGACTGGCTGGGCTGGCTGGGCTGGCTGGGCTGCGACGATCTCCAATGTTTTGATTTCAATCTCGACCGGTTGGCGTTCGATTTGCTCACCACGGCGGGCGAGTTCGTAAAGCTTCACGCCGCCAATTTTCTTGGCCGAATACATCGGCGGAATCT
The sequence above is a segment of the Acidobacteriota bacterium genome. Coding sequences within it:
- a CDS encoding protein prkA, translated to MSEQENRLSLTEMLEAHRRERERLAWEGTFREYFEMASANPKITALSHARICDMILSVGVEKLKEGTPDEVSRYNFFSEELFGIDEAIEQIVEYFKSAAQRLEVRKRILLLMGPVGGGKSTIVTLLKRGLEKWTRNESGAVYAIRGCPMHGEPMQLIPPELRSDIEKHYGIYIEGDLCPQTRYMVDHEYGGKIEDVKIERIFFAEKDRIGIGTFAPSDPKSQDITELTGSIDLSTIGEIGVESDPRAYRFDGELNIANRGLMEFIEILKCDEKFLYSLLTLSQEQSIKTGRFAMIYADEVIVSHTNENEYNAFVGNRKSEALQDRIIMIKVPYNLKVTQEEKIYEKLLGQSDVLRNIHIAPHTLRVAAMFAVLTRLEEPKKNNVDLVKKMKLYDGEDVEGFKLKDVKELKAETVREGMDGISPRYIINRLSNALVKDGVRYITPIDALRAIKDGFDQHTGISAEQKERYLNLIALARREYDDIAKNEVNRAFVYSYEEMARNLCNSYLDNVEAYCNKDKLKDPLTDEPMEPDERLMRSIEEQINITENAKNTFRQEILIRISSYSRKGKSFEYSSHERLKEAIEKKIFADLKDVVKITTSTKTPDNDQLRRINEVVDRLVKERGYTVESANELLRYVGSLLAR
- the truB gene encoding tRNA pseudouridine(55) synthase TruB; amino-acid sequence: MQQDGILLIDKPAGWTSHDVVARARKLLGTRRVGHTGTLDPFATGLLVLGVNRATRLMQFLAGDDKEYEAVARFGFATDTGDLTGAPLTAPVSATHLTVAQLDEAAASLRGRIQQIPPMYSAKKIGGVKLYELARRGEQIERQPVEIEIKTLEIVAAQPAQPAQPVQPAHDANLRDFTIRIVCSSGTYIRVLAEDLGKRLGLGAHLSSLRRTRAGQFSLGQAVTLERLAELAQTSQAGQALLPLRAALAFPEIMVEAAEQRALAYGQAVRRQTGLLEETLADGTLAKLCNPQGELLALAAYNASTQVWQPRLVLCAQPDRAT